Proteins from a genomic interval of Ramlibacter algicola:
- the bamC gene encoding outer membrane protein assembly factor BamC — translation MRFARLGVLAVACAALAACSVFEGDKIDYKSAKKGSSLEVPPDLTQLSRDSRYTVPGGGAVTASQYNIGQSAPNMPAATMAVGDVRIERAGTQRWLVVNRPADQLYGPVREFWTENGFVLSTDQPTLGIMETDWAENRAKIPQDFIRNTLGKVIDSAYSTAERDRFRTRLERTANGGTEIYISHRGMQEVYASTQKDQTVWQPRPADPELEAEFLRRLMMRLGVPQEQAKALVASGTTKPTSRVATVGTQPVVQIDEGFDRAWRRVGLALDRTGFTVEDRDRGNGTYYVRYVPPNPDKDKPGFFARLFGRDSANAPQRYRISVKSQGEATTVGVLNTQGAPETSEDAKRIVQVIADDLK, via the coding sequence ATGCGATTTGCAAGACTCGGCGTGCTGGCGGTGGCCTGCGCGGCGCTGGCGGCCTGCTCGGTGTTCGAGGGCGACAAGATCGACTACAAGAGCGCCAAGAAGGGCTCGTCGCTGGAGGTGCCGCCCGACCTGACGCAGCTGTCGCGCGACAGCCGCTACACGGTGCCCGGCGGCGGCGCCGTGACGGCCAGCCAGTACAACATCGGCCAGTCGGCGCCCAACATGCCGGCCGCCACGATGGCCGTCGGCGACGTGCGCATCGAGCGCGCCGGCACGCAGCGCTGGCTGGTGGTCAACCGCCCGGCCGACCAGCTGTACGGCCCGGTGCGCGAGTTCTGGACCGAGAACGGCTTCGTGCTCTCCACCGACCAGCCCACGCTGGGCATCATGGAGACCGACTGGGCCGAGAACCGCGCCAAGATCCCGCAGGACTTCATCCGCAACACGCTGGGCAAGGTCATCGACTCGGCCTACTCCACCGCCGAGCGCGACCGCTTCCGCACGCGCCTGGAGCGCACCGCCAACGGCGGCACCGAGATCTACATCTCGCACCGCGGCATGCAGGAGGTCTATGCCAGCACTCAGAAGGACCAGACCGTGTGGCAGCCCCGCCCGGCCGATCCGGAGCTGGAAGCCGAATTCCTGCGCCGCCTGATGATGCGCCTCGGCGTGCCGCAGGAGCAGGCGAAGGCACTCGTCGCCTCCGGCACGACCAAGCCGACCTCGCGCGTGGCCACAGTCGGCACGCAGCCGGTGGTGCAGATCGACGAAGGCTTCGACCGCGCCTGGCGCCGCGTCGGCCTGGCACTGGACCGCACGGGCTTCACCGTCGAGGACCGCGATCGCGGCAACGGCACGTACTACGTGCGCTACGTGCCGCCGAACCCGGACAAGGACAAGCCCGGCTTCTTCGCACGCCTGTTCGGCCGCGACAGCGCCAATGCGCCGCAGCGCTATCGCATCAGCGTGAAGTCGCAAGGCGAGGCGACCACGGTCGGCGTGCTGAACACCCAGGGCGCGCCCGAGACCTCGGAAGATGCCAAGCGCATCGTGCAGGTCATCGCCGACGACCTGAAATAA
- the dapA gene encoding 4-hydroxy-tetrahydrodipicolinate synthase, translating to MTPITGSIVALATPMLDDGSVDYPALRRLIDWHIAEGTDCIGVVGTTGESPTVSVEEHREIIRVSVEQAAGRRPIMAGCGANSTREAVELAKFAKKVGADCQLQVVPYYNKPTQEGQFRHFKAIADEVGDLPMVLYNVPGRTVADLQHDTVLRLAEVPGIVGIKEATGNIERAQWLIKEVPRSFAIYSGDDPTAVALMLCGGQGNVSVTANVAPRAMHEMCVAAVAGDAKRAMDIQMRLMPLHRHLFAETNPIAVKWAMAKMGLCGPALRLPMTPLAPQFHAQVEGALRAAGVLA from the coding sequence ATGACCCCCATCACCGGCAGCATCGTGGCCCTGGCCACGCCGATGCTCGACGACGGCAGCGTCGACTACCCTGCCCTTCGCCGGCTGATCGACTGGCACATCGCCGAAGGCACCGACTGCATCGGCGTCGTCGGCACGACCGGCGAATCGCCCACCGTGTCGGTGGAGGAGCACCGCGAGATCATCCGCGTCAGCGTGGAGCAGGCGGCGGGCCGCCGCCCCATCATGGCCGGCTGCGGCGCCAATTCCACGCGCGAGGCGGTGGAACTGGCCAAGTTCGCGAAGAAGGTCGGCGCCGACTGCCAGCTGCAGGTGGTGCCGTACTACAACAAGCCCACGCAGGAAGGCCAGTTCCGCCACTTCAAGGCGATCGCCGATGAAGTGGGCGACCTGCCGATGGTCCTGTACAACGTGCCCGGCCGCACGGTCGCGGACCTGCAGCACGACACCGTGCTGCGCCTGGCCGAAGTGCCCGGCATCGTCGGCATCAAGGAAGCGACGGGCAACATCGAGCGCGCGCAGTGGCTGATCAAGGAAGTGCCGCGCTCGTTCGCCATCTACTCCGGGGACGACCCGACCGCCGTGGCGCTGATGCTGTGCGGCGGCCAGGGCAACGTGAGCGTCACCGCCAACGTGGCGCCGCGCGCGATGCACGAGATGTGCGTGGCCGCGGTCGCGGGCGACGCGAAGCGCGCGATGGACATCCAGATGCGGCTGATGCCGCTGCACCGCCATCTGTTCGCCGAGACGAACCCGATCGCGGTGAAGTGGGCGATGGCGAAGATGGGCCTGTGCGGCCCGGCCCTGCGGCTGCCGATGACGCCGCTGGCCCCCCAATTCCATGCGCAGGTCGAAGGGGCCCTGCGCGCCGCCGGCGTGCTGGCGTGA
- a CDS encoding methyltransferase domain-containing protein produces MHGAGEPSPWVRRWTHLVPAGAPVLDVACGPGRHMRWFAGRGHPVTGIDRDPAAIAAVRGLGRAIEADIENGPWPLAGETFGAVVVTNYLWRSLLPTIAASVAGGGVLLYETFADGNETVGKPSRPDFLLRPGELLAACAGLRVVAYEDGFLEDPPRFVQRVAAVREPAGHGRARYPL; encoded by the coding sequence GTGCACGGCGCAGGCGAGCCGTCCCCCTGGGTGCGGCGCTGGACTCACCTCGTGCCTGCAGGCGCGCCGGTGCTCGACGTCGCCTGCGGCCCAGGCCGCCACATGCGCTGGTTCGCGGGCCGCGGCCATCCGGTCACCGGCATCGACCGCGACCCGGCCGCCATCGCGGCCGTTCGAGGCCTGGGCCGCGCGATCGAAGCCGACATCGAGAACGGGCCGTGGCCGCTGGCCGGCGAGACCTTCGGCGCGGTCGTCGTGACCAACTATCTCTGGCGGTCCCTGCTGCCCACGATCGCCGCCAGCGTGGCCGGAGGCGGCGTGCTGCTCTACGAAACCTTCGCCGACGGCAACGAGACCGTCGGCAAGCCCTCGCGGCCGGACTTCCTGCTGCGCCCGGGCGAACTGCTGGCCGCGTGCGCGGGGCTGCGCGTCGTCGCGTACGAGGACGGGTTCCTCGAGGACCCGCCGCGCTTCGTGCAGCGTGTCGCGGCCGTGCGAGAGCCGGCTGGGCACGGTCGGGCCAGGTACCCGCTCTGA
- a CDS encoding SDR family oxidoreductase has translation MRIHVITGASEGIGAELARQLAREGRAGCALVLAARNADKLADVAAQCDALGAAALPVPTDVSREADCRALIDRAVSQFGGIDVLVNNAGISAHARFDEVAAEDLRWYQDLMTVNLWGSLWCTHAALPHLKASRGRLVAVSSLAGLVGVPGRTAYSATKFAMTGFFEALRTELMESGVSVTIAYPGVVATEIRRHGWNARGRAAGKSGLDEANAMSVEECARLIREGMDDRAREVVMTARGKLGRYLKLLAPGVVDRMAVAALAKDTK, from the coding sequence ATGCGCATCCACGTGATCACCGGTGCCTCCGAAGGCATCGGCGCCGAATTGGCGCGCCAGCTCGCGCGCGAAGGCCGCGCGGGCTGCGCGCTGGTCCTGGCCGCGCGCAATGCGGACAAGCTCGCCGACGTCGCCGCGCAGTGCGACGCGCTCGGCGCCGCCGCCCTGCCCGTGCCCACCGACGTTTCCCGCGAAGCCGACTGCCGCGCCCTCATCGACCGCGCGGTGTCCCAGTTCGGCGGCATCGACGTGCTGGTGAACAACGCCGGCATCTCCGCCCATGCCCGCTTCGACGAAGTCGCGGCCGAGGACCTGCGCTGGTACCAGGACCTGATGACGGTCAACCTGTGGGGCAGCCTGTGGTGCACCCACGCCGCGCTGCCGCACCTGAAGGCGTCGCGCGGGCGGCTCGTCGCCGTCTCGTCCCTCGCCGGGCTGGTCGGCGTGCCGGGCCGCACCGCGTACAGCGCGACCAAGTTCGCCATGACCGGTTTCTTCGAGGCGCTGCGCACCGAACTGATGGAGTCGGGCGTGTCCGTCACCATCGCCTACCCGGGCGTGGTCGCCACCGAGATCCGCCGCCACGGGTGGAACGCCCGGGGCCGCGCCGCCGGCAAGAGCGGGCTGGACGAGGCCAACGCCATGTCCGTCGAGGAATGCGCTCGCCTCATCCGCGAAGGCATGGACGATCGCGCCCGCGAGGTGGTGATGACCGCGCGCGGCAAGCTCGGGCGGTACCTCAAGCTCCTGGCGCCGGGCGTCGTCGACCGCATGGCCGTGGCGGCGCTGGCCAAGGACACGAAGTGA
- a CDS encoding MFS transporter gives MQPARLSMRQVLACGAAVVTLSMGIRHGFGLWLQPITQAQGWTRETFAFALAIQNLAWGFFGIFAGMLADRFGAFRVLVGGAVLYALGLVGMALSPNALLFALTAGVLIGAAQAGTTYAVVYGVIGRQIDPAKRSWAMGVAAAAGSFGQFLMVPVEGFLISGVGWQQALLVLSAVVMLVAPLAFGLREPGFGGATAPKREQTIGQALREAFKYPSFQLLMAGYFVCGFQVVFIGVHMPSYLKDKGLSPQVASYALALIGLFNVFGTYIAGTLGQKLAKRKILAFIYFARAIAIAIFLWAPLSPLSVYLFASVMGLLWLSTVPPTNATVAQIFGVAHLSMLGGFVFFSHQVGSFMGVWLGGFLYDRTGSYDIVWYIAIALGVFAALVNLPVREAPIARQPAPQPA, from the coding sequence ATGCAGCCCGCCCGCCTTTCCATGCGCCAGGTCCTTGCCTGTGGCGCCGCCGTCGTCACGCTGTCCATGGGCATCCGCCACGGCTTCGGGCTCTGGCTGCAGCCGATCACGCAGGCGCAGGGCTGGACGCGGGAGACGTTCGCGTTCGCGCTGGCGATCCAGAACCTGGCCTGGGGCTTCTTCGGCATCTTCGCGGGCATGCTGGCCGACCGCTTCGGCGCGTTCCGGGTCCTGGTCGGCGGTGCGGTCCTGTATGCGCTGGGCCTGGTGGGCATGGCGCTGTCGCCCAACGCCCTCCTGTTTGCACTGACCGCCGGCGTCCTGATCGGCGCGGCGCAGGCCGGCACGACCTACGCGGTGGTCTACGGCGTCATCGGCCGGCAGATCGACCCGGCCAAGCGATCCTGGGCGATGGGCGTGGCGGCCGCGGCCGGCTCGTTCGGCCAGTTCCTGATGGTGCCGGTCGAAGGCTTCCTGATCAGCGGCGTCGGCTGGCAGCAGGCGCTGCTGGTGCTGTCCGCCGTCGTCATGCTGGTCGCGCCGCTGGCGTTCGGCCTGCGCGAGCCCGGTTTCGGCGGCGCCACGGCGCCCAAGCGCGAGCAGACCATCGGCCAGGCGCTGCGCGAAGCCTTCAAGTACCCCAGCTTCCAGTTGCTGATGGCGGGCTACTTCGTCTGCGGCTTCCAGGTCGTCTTCATCGGCGTGCACATGCCCAGCTACCTGAAGGACAAGGGCCTGTCGCCGCAGGTGGCCAGCTACGCGCTGGCGCTGATCGGCCTGTTCAACGTGTTCGGCACCTACATCGCCGGCACGCTGGGCCAGAAGCTGGCCAAGCGCAAGATCCTGGCCTTCATCTACTTCGCCCGCGCGATCGCCATCGCGATCTTCCTGTGGGCGCCGCTGTCGCCGCTGTCGGTCTACCTGTTCGCGTCGGTCATGGGCCTGCTCTGGCTGTCGACCGTGCCGCCGACCAATGCCACCGTCGCCCAGATCTTCGGCGTGGCGCACCTGTCCATGCTGGGCGGCTTCGTATTCTTCAGCCACCAGGTCGGCTCGTTCATGGGCGTCTGGCTCGGCGGCTTCCTTTACGACCGCACCGGCAGCTACGACATCGTCTGGTACATCGCGATCGCGCTGGGCGTGTTCGCCGCGCTGGTCAACCTGCCGGTGCGCGAGGCGCCGATCGCGCGCCAGCCGGCGCCCCAGCCGGCCTGA
- a CDS encoding DNA topoisomerase IV subunit B yields MATRPSPSSEYSEGSIRVLKGLEPVKQRPGMYTRTDNPLHVLQEVIDNAADEALAGHGKRIKVTLHADGSTSVEDDGRGIPFGLHPEEKAPVIELVYTRLHAGGKFDKGKGGAYSFSGGLHGVGVSVTNALAKRLEVTTHREGQVATIVFSGGDVVEPLKVRKAVEGDRRSGTTVRAWPDARYFESSQLPLAELAHLLRSKAVLMPGVAVYLVNEKTKDSQSWQYKGGLRDYLMQTLPADPVIPLFEGEGFAENNETFAEGEGAAWCVAFTEDGAPVRESYVNLIPTSAGGTHESGLRDGLFNAVKSFIELHSLLPKGVKLLPEDVFARASYVLSAKVLDPQFQGQIKERLNSRDAVRLVSSFVRPALELWLNQHVDYGKKLAELAIKAAQSRQKAGQKVEKRKGSGVAVLPGKLTDCESKDLSHNEVFLVEGDSAGGSAKMGRDKESQAVLPLRGKVLNTWEVERDRLFANTEIHDIAVAIGVDPHGPNDEVDLSGLRYGKVCILSDADVDGSHIQVLLLTLFFRHFPKLIDAGHVYVARPPLFRVDTPARGKKPASKEYALDDGELTHILDKLRKEGVKEGAWTISRFKGLGEMSAEQLWETTLNPDTRRLLPVKLGKYDFGGTEQLIAKLMGKGEAAARRELMELHGNDVEIDV; encoded by the coding sequence ATGGCTACCCGACCCTCCCCGTCTTCCGAGTACTCCGAAGGTTCGATCCGCGTGCTCAAGGGCCTCGAGCCCGTCAAGCAGCGGCCGGGCATGTACACGCGCACCGACAACCCCCTGCACGTCCTGCAGGAGGTGATCGACAACGCCGCCGACGAGGCGCTGGCCGGGCACGGCAAGCGCATCAAGGTCACGCTGCACGCGGACGGCTCCACCAGCGTCGAGGACGACGGCCGCGGCATCCCCTTCGGGCTGCACCCGGAAGAGAAGGCGCCGGTCATCGAGCTGGTCTACACCCGGCTGCACGCGGGCGGCAAGTTCGACAAGGGCAAGGGCGGCGCCTACAGCTTCTCCGGCGGCCTGCACGGCGTGGGCGTCTCGGTGACCAACGCGCTGGCCAAGCGCCTGGAAGTCACGACGCACCGTGAAGGCCAGGTCGCCACCATCGTGTTCTCGGGCGGCGACGTGGTCGAGCCGCTCAAGGTGCGCAAGGCCGTCGAGGGCGATCGCCGCTCCGGCACCACGGTGCGCGCCTGGCCGGACGCCAGGTACTTCGAATCCAGCCAGCTGCCGCTGGCCGAACTGGCGCACCTGCTGCGCAGCAAGGCGGTGCTGATGCCCGGCGTGGCCGTCTACCTGGTCAACGAGAAGACCAAGGACAGCCAGAGCTGGCAATACAAGGGCGGCCTGCGCGACTACCTGATGCAGACGCTGCCGGCCGACCCGGTGATCCCGCTGTTCGAGGGCGAGGGCTTTGCGGAGAACAACGAGACCTTCGCCGAAGGCGAGGGCGCGGCCTGGTGCGTCGCGTTCACCGAGGACGGCGCCCCGGTGCGCGAGAGCTACGTCAACCTGATCCCCACCAGCGCCGGCGGCACGCACGAAAGCGGCCTGCGCGACGGCCTGTTCAACGCGGTCAAGAGCTTCATCGAACTGCACTCGCTGCTGCCCAAGGGCGTCAAGCTGCTGCCCGAGGACGTGTTCGCCCGCGCTTCCTACGTGCTGTCGGCCAAGGTGCTGGACCCGCAGTTCCAGGGCCAGATCAAGGAACGGCTCAACTCGCGCGACGCGGTGCGGCTGGTCTCCAGCTTCGTGCGCCCGGCGCTGGAGCTGTGGCTGAACCAGCACGTCGACTACGGCAAGAAGCTGGCCGAACTGGCCATCAAGGCCGCGCAGTCGCGCCAGAAGGCCGGCCAGAAGGTCGAGAAGCGCAAGGGCTCGGGTGTCGCCGTGCTGCCGGGCAAGCTCACCGACTGCGAGAGCAAGGACCTCTCGCACAACGAGGTGTTCCTGGTCGAGGGCGACTCCGCCGGCGGCAGCGCCAAGATGGGCCGCGACAAGGAAAGCCAGGCCGTGCTGCCGCTGCGCGGCAAGGTGCTCAACACCTGGGAGGTCGAGCGCGACCGCCTGTTCGCCAACACCGAGATCCACGACATCGCGGTGGCCATCGGCGTCGACCCGCACGGGCCGAACGACGAGGTCGACCTGTCCGGCCTGCGCTACGGCAAGGTGTGCATCCTGTCCGATGCCGACGTCGACGGCTCGCACATCCAGGTGCTGCTGCTGACGCTGTTCTTCCGCCACTTCCCGAAGCTGATCGACGCCGGCCACGTGTACGTCGCGCGGCCGCCGCTGTTCCGCGTCGACACGCCGGCGCGTGGCAAGAAGCCGGCCAGCAAGGAGTACGCGCTGGACGACGGCGAGCTGACCCACATCCTGGACAAGCTGCGCAAGGAAGGCGTCAAGGAAGGCGCCTGGACCATCAGCCGCTTCAAGGGCCTGGGCGAGATGAGCGCCGAGCAGCTGTGGGAGACCACGCTGAATCCCGATACGCGCCGGCTACTGCCGGTGAAGCTGGGCAAGTACGACTTCGGCGGCACCGAGCAGCTGATCGCCAAGCTGATGGGCAAGGGCGAGGCCGCCGCGCGCCGCGAGCTGATGGAACTGCACGGCAACGACGTCGAGATCGACGTCTGA
- a CDS encoding GNAT family N-acetyltransferase, with protein sequence MTMQPAIPAQTGKSPARVRLRPTMQSDIDFVLTLERDPANLPFITPWERTQHEAAIRFPDFRHFVIEGGRDFEQAGFLILIGCRSPHQAIELKRLVVRDKGQGVGRAALRVAKRLAFDDLGAHRFWLDVRTHNIRALGLYDTEGFVREGTLRECVQGAQGRFDSLAVMSLLKHEFDSRRKLGLELPR encoded by the coding sequence ATGACGATGCAGCCCGCGATCCCCGCGCAGACCGGCAAGTCGCCGGCGCGGGTGCGGCTGCGTCCGACCATGCAGAGCGACATCGACTTCGTGCTGACGCTCGAACGCGATCCCGCCAACCTGCCGTTCATCACGCCCTGGGAGCGCACGCAGCACGAAGCGGCGATCCGCTTCCCGGACTTTCGCCACTTCGTCATCGAAGGCGGCCGAGACTTCGAGCAGGCCGGCTTCCTGATCCTGATCGGCTGCCGCAGCCCGCACCAGGCGATCGAACTGAAGCGCCTCGTCGTGCGCGACAAGGGGCAGGGCGTCGGCCGCGCCGCGCTGCGCGTGGCCAAGCGGCTCGCCTTCGACGACCTCGGCGCGCACCGCTTCTGGCTCGACGTGCGCACGCACAACATCCGCGCGCTGGGGCTGTACGACACCGAAGGCTTCGTGCGCGAAGGCACGCTGCGCGAATGCGTGCAAGGTGCGCAAGGCCGCTTCGATTCGCTCGCGGTGATGTCGCTGCTGAAGCACGAGTTCGACAGCCGGCGCAAGCTGGGGCTGGAGTTGCCGCGATGA
- a CDS encoding transglycosylase SLT domain-containing protein, translating into MLATACLICTPAHADVWGYVDAKGVAHFASEKVDERYELFYRGGESFDTNDGVAQKTPRPVTVPTSSAARLIAYFEVAPGYRQVKHHLKAASKAQNIDYELLQAVIATESGFDAAAVSPKGAIGLMQVMPATAQRWGVQGSAKQPVEQRLAEPATNIRTGSRHLRYLLDLYPGNVELALAAYNAGEGAVQRAGNRIPNYPETQNYVRTVLQLYTMLKPPEMKGKPRRVRVEMAGAPIGSARRNLPDPADLARMPDPADLQ; encoded by the coding sequence TTGCTCGCAACGGCATGCCTGATCTGCACCCCCGCCCACGCCGACGTCTGGGGCTACGTCGACGCCAAGGGCGTCGCGCACTTCGCCAGCGAGAAGGTCGACGAGCGCTACGAGCTGTTCTACCGCGGCGGCGAGAGCTTCGACACCAATGACGGCGTCGCCCAGAAGACGCCGCGGCCGGTGACGGTGCCCACCTCCAGCGCCGCGCGGCTGATCGCGTACTTCGAGGTCGCGCCCGGCTACAGGCAGGTCAAGCACCACCTGAAGGCAGCGTCGAAGGCGCAGAACATCGACTACGAGCTGCTGCAGGCGGTGATCGCCACCGAATCCGGCTTCGATGCGGCGGCCGTCTCGCCCAAGGGCGCCATTGGCCTGATGCAGGTGATGCCCGCCACCGCGCAGCGCTGGGGCGTGCAGGGCAGCGCGAAGCAGCCGGTCGAGCAGCGCCTGGCCGAGCCCGCCACCAACATCCGCACCGGCTCGCGCCACCTGCGCTACCTGCTGGACCTGTACCCGGGCAACGTCGAACTCGCGCTGGCCGCGTACAACGCCGGCGAAGGCGCCGTGCAGCGCGCCGGCAACCGCATCCCCAACTACCCCGAGACGCAGAACTACGTGCGCACCGTGCTGCAGCTGTACACGATGCTCAAGCCGCCCGAGATGAAGGGCAAGCCGCGCCGAGTGCGCGTCGAGATGGCGGGCGCCCCCATCGGCAGTGCGCGCCGCAACCTGCCCGACCCGGCCGACCTGGCCCGCATGCCGGACCCGGCCGACCTCCAGTGA
- the parC gene encoding DNA topoisomerase IV subunit A — MDEEELITSADGGDDTQLDLGTYAQRAYLEYALSVVKGRALPDVADGQKPVQRRILYSMYRMGLGFGAGNAGAKPVKSARVVGDVLGRFHPHGDQAAYDALVRMAQDFSQRYPLIDGQGNFGSRDGDGAAAMRYTEARLARITNLLLDEIDEGTVDFVPNYDGAFQEPTQLPARLPFTLLNGASGIAVGLATEIPSHNLREIADACVALIKGPRLSDEELLQLVPGPDFPGGGQIISSASDIAEAYRTGRGSLKVRARWKIEDLARGQWQLVVTELPPGVSTQRVLEEIEELTNPKVKAGKKALLQDQLQLKQSILAVLDTVRDESSKDAPVRIVFEPKTSRISQDELVKSLLAHTSLETSAPINMTMIGLDGKPVQKSLRQILTEWIEFRQRTIERRSRHRLDKVLDRIHILEGRQLVLLNIDEVIAIIRTSDEPKQALIARFRLSDRQAEDILEIRLRQLARLEAIKIEQELKDLRDEQKKLEEILGSPAALRRLMVKEIEQDARQFADARRTEIKEDKRAVAEIKVVDEPVTVVVSQKGWVRARQGHGHEAGTFAFKSGDALYGTFECRTVDTLLAFGSNGRVYSIPVSTLPGARGDGQPVTTYIELEAGTQLVHYYAGAPGAWLLLSNTGGYGFLATVENMMSRQRGGKAFISCGEGEMVCRPSPANVAPQAPATHVACVSSTRRILTFPITELRPQEKGGRGLMLMDLEKKETLAGAAAYVRSIVIRGTFRGKERDETLEIRSLNNALGSRGRKGKPGNFTFEPTTVERVE, encoded by the coding sequence ATGGACGAAGAAGAACTGATCACCAGCGCCGACGGCGGCGACGACACGCAGCTGGACCTGGGCACGTACGCCCAGCGCGCGTATCTCGAATACGCGCTCAGCGTCGTCAAGGGCCGCGCGCTGCCCGACGTGGCCGACGGCCAGAAGCCGGTGCAGCGGCGCATCCTGTATTCGATGTACCGCATGGGCCTGGGCTTCGGCGCCGGCAATGCGGGCGCCAAGCCGGTCAAGAGCGCGCGCGTCGTCGGCGATGTGCTGGGCCGCTTCCACCCGCACGGCGACCAGGCGGCGTACGACGCCCTGGTGCGCATGGCGCAGGACTTCAGCCAGCGGTACCCGCTGATCGACGGCCAGGGCAACTTCGGCTCGCGCGACGGCGACGGCGCGGCGGCGATGCGCTACACGGAAGCGCGGCTGGCACGCATCACCAACCTGCTGCTGGACGAGATCGACGAGGGCACGGTCGACTTCGTCCCCAACTACGACGGCGCGTTCCAGGAGCCGACGCAGCTGCCCGCGCGGCTGCCGTTCACGCTGCTCAATGGCGCCAGCGGCATCGCGGTCGGCCTGGCCACCGAGATTCCGAGCCACAACCTGCGCGAGATCGCCGATGCCTGCGTGGCGCTGATCAAGGGGCCGCGCCTGTCCGACGAGGAATTGCTGCAGTTGGTGCCAGGTCCCGACTTCCCGGGCGGCGGCCAGATCATCAGCAGCGCCAGCGACATCGCCGAGGCCTATCGCACCGGCCGCGGCTCGCTGAAGGTGCGCGCGCGCTGGAAGATCGAGGACCTCGCGCGCGGCCAGTGGCAGCTGGTGGTCACCGAACTGCCGCCGGGCGTCAGCACGCAGCGCGTGCTGGAGGAGATCGAGGAACTCACCAACCCCAAGGTCAAGGCCGGCAAGAAGGCACTGCTGCAGGACCAGCTGCAACTGAAGCAGTCCATCCTGGCGGTGCTGGACACGGTGCGCGACGAATCGAGCAAGGACGCGCCGGTGCGCATCGTGTTCGAGCCCAAGACCAGCCGCATCTCGCAGGACGAGTTGGTGAAGTCGCTGCTGGCCCACACCAGCCTCGAGACCAGCGCGCCGATCAACATGACCATGATCGGGCTGGACGGCAAGCCGGTGCAGAAGTCGCTGCGCCAGATCCTCACCGAGTGGATCGAGTTCCGCCAGCGCACCATCGAGCGCCGCTCGCGGCACCGCCTGGACAAGGTGCTGGACCGCATCCACATCCTCGAGGGCCGGCAGCTGGTGCTGCTGAACATCGACGAGGTGATCGCGATCATCCGCACCAGCGACGAGCCCAAGCAGGCGCTCATCGCGCGCTTCCGGCTGTCGGACCGCCAGGCCGAAGACATCCTGGAGATCCGACTGCGCCAACTGGCGCGGCTGGAAGCGATCAAGATCGAGCAGGAACTGAAGGACCTGCGCGACGAGCAGAAGAAGCTGGAGGAAATCCTCGGCAGCCCGGCCGCGCTGCGCCGCCTGATGGTCAAGGAGATCGAGCAGGACGCCAGGCAGTTCGCCGACGCCCGCCGCACCGAGATCAAGGAAGACAAGCGCGCGGTCGCCGAGATCAAGGTGGTCGACGAGCCGGTCACCGTCGTCGTCTCGCAGAAGGGTTGGGTGCGCGCACGCCAGGGCCATGGGCACGAGGCGGGCACCTTCGCGTTCAAGTCTGGCGACGCCCTGTACGGCACCTTCGAATGCCGCACGGTCGACACGCTGCTGGCGTTCGGCAGCAACGGCCGCGTGTATTCGATTCCCGTCTCGACGCTGCCCGGCGCGCGCGGTGACGGCCAGCCGGTCACGACTTACATCGAACTCGAAGCCGGCACGCAACTCGTGCACTACTACGCGGGCGCACCGGGTGCGTGGCTGCTGCTGTCCAACACCGGCGGTTACGGCTTCCTCGCGACGGTGGAAAACATGATGTCGCGCCAGCGCGGCGGCAAGGCGTTCATCAGCTGCGGCGAAGGCGAGATGGTCTGCCGGCCGTCGCCTGCCAACGTGGCGCCGCAAGCGCCCGCCACGCACGTCGCCTGCGTGTCGTCGACGCGCCGCATCCTCACCTTCCCGATCACCGAGCTGCGCCCGCAGGAAAAGGGCGGCCGCGGCCTGATGCTGATGGACCTGGAGAAGAAGGAGACGCTGGCCGGCGCCGCCGCGTACGTGCGCAGCATCGTCATCCGCGGCACCTTCCGCGGCAAGGAACGCGACGAGACGCTGGAGATCCGGTCGCTGAACAACGCGCTCGGCAGCCGCGGCCGCAAGGGCAAGCCGGGCAACTTCACGTTCGAGCCGACCACTGTCGAACGCGTGGAGTGA